From Hippoglossus hippoglossus isolate fHipHip1 chromosome 14, fHipHip1.pri, whole genome shotgun sequence:
GCCCGAGACAGGGAACAGGCCCTGGTTGTTGTGTCTTGGCAGgagtttctgtctttattttgcACAATCCAGGAATTGCTTCTGGGACGATTCCCCACAGTGGAATTGTCACTCTGGTTACCTACAAAATCTCTGAGGAAactttgtgttctgtgttcCGCATCATTCTCACCAGCAACTTCTTTCTCTTGGTGAAAAGGAGGGACATGGGCCATCTTCTGTGGCCCGAGGTAGTGCTGATAATCCTGAGGGATAAAAGATCTGGCAAGGCGTGTAAAGGTCCTCAGTTTGGACTGTGGTGAATTAGAGGAACTTGAATtactttgttgtgtgtttatgttatcATAGTaatcctctctgtcctctgcatGTAAGGGTAGAGGACATGAGGGGATGTCTGTGCTAGGTTTATTATCTGTTAATGCTGTTTGCTTTGCTCCATGTGAAGGACTCTTCCTCTGTCTTGGCACTGGTGATGGCTTCCTCTGTTGCTCTTCAGAAGCCGTAGTTTGAGGGTTGATGTCTATTGAAAAGGTTTTCAAAGGAGAATCCTCCAGCCTGGATCTCATAGGACTGGAGGATTCTCTTGGTAGGACCCTTGGGTGGCAGGTCTTAGATGGACTCATCCTGACTTCTTCATCCTGGTCCATTGATCTTGACATTTGGGACTTACTGGGACTGAGGGGCCTTTGTTGAGACTCTGCATCAGCCTTGACTGGTTGTTGGTGACAGGTTGACTGTGCATCCCCAGCACTGCCAGAACCCCTCAGCTGTGGCCTTTCTGGACTCTGAGTAACAAAACCTTTGTCTGTGACTTTCAAGTTGGTTTTACATGGAGACTTTGGTTCTTCTCCTTCAGACTTAGCTATGTTATCTAAAAATGTTCTTTGATCAGACTGAGTGGAAACCATCTTGGCACCGAGTATTGAGCTGCTTGAGGCATTCTTGACAATTGCAGTGTTTTCCGTGGGTCCAGTATATTCTGTCTGCCATAAATTCTCAAGCTCAGTGATCTTGGCTGGCCTGTTCTCTAGAGGACTGGAACTGGACTGTCTGGGAAGAGAGACTGGAACACCCTCTTGCTGCTTTGGAGCATTAAAAGCTAAAGAGGAACATACAGGAAGGATTTCCTGTGACTCTGTTACTGAACCAGTTAAAGAGTCATCTGTGTCTTCATATATGAGGACTGGATTAGCTCTATATGTGCCATCCTCGTTCGATAAAACTACAAGGAGGCTACATTCAGTTTGTGGTAACAAAATATTTTCTTGGGACCTGCCAGCTGTATCGTCAATTGTATCGTTTTGAGCTAATATATTGTTTAAGCTGTCCACATATGTCTTAGGGCCATGTGAAGTGTCTGCTCCTGTCTTGGAGATGTCTCCTTGGCTTTTGTCTTCTCTGAGAAATTTGATTTTGGGgccagtgttttctctctcccagaAAGCTTTCAGGTTGGAGAGTCTCTCAGCTTTGCCTTCTGTTGCAGTGTCTTCATCTACTGTGGCCACTGTCTCCTCAAATGAAGTGTTCTGCAGTGCTGCGAGTTGTAGTGTTCTGACCTCTGTCATCTCTGTGGGTTTAGCTTCATGTGTGACGCTTAGAGTTTTGTCCATAGTTGTATCTGTAGCACTGAGGGAGAGATTTGGTGTGGTGCCCGGTTCTTTCTCCTGTATCAAAATGCCTTCTTTCTGTGGACTCTGCACTTCAgctattttcattttctgtcttctAAAAATACCAAGCAGTCTTTGTCTAGGCTGTGGTGAAACAGCATGAGATAAACTCCCTGAGCTGACACTATTTGGTGGCGTGGTATCTGAGGTGGCGTCAACAGAAATGTCAGTGCTTTGTTCAGGCAGGTTTTGATGATGAATGTTATGTCTGGTTGGCCAATCTGTGGGCTGAGCCTGAGAGTGACGTTCCTCTTCAGGCTCTGTCTCCAGGTGAGCAGGCTTACCTTGCACCTGCTCAGCAGAAACAAAGCTGGACACAGCTGGGCCAAGGAGCTCCGGGTGACAGTGCTCAAAGACACCTGAAAAGACAGTAAGCACCTGTCAATCACTCATGTATATACCAGTACTGTATGTCtacactgcacacacagcaggCCTATAATAGAATTACCTTTGTAGCATTTATTGCTGTCAGATGAATTGGGGCATTAGTATTGTCACCACATTCTACACGTTCAAAGTGTTATTTCGGATTTCTGGAATTTTAAATGGCTCTCTGCCCTGCAgtaaaaaggtgtgtgtgcatggactCAATACACATTTGTTACATTTTGTAACCCAGATGTTTTAATTACAAATCCATGAGCTCTAAGTGTGGTGGACATACAATGAGGAGATTGTCAAGGCTGTGGAGGCCCCACTGATATCCTCACACTTCATCTAACAGTAATataatgtacaaataaaaaaaaatttaaatcctGGACTGGGACATTggtgaaaaaattataaatgtggAAATTAACAAAATTCAGCACAATTGTGGGACATATccaaaatcaaaaagaaagatGCAATAAAGCCAAAAGATAGAATCAGAATCGatgctttcttttttcttgctgTCTTACCCACTGGTCTCTATAAGCAGTCATGCAGTACATGCAGCAATGCACTAAGGCATGACAGAAAATTCAAAAGCAGGATGAGTGTGAACGTTAGTATTTATATGCATTTACATGCTTGTCTGATGTCAGAATGCAGATGAAGGTGTAGTTATTGAAGTCATTGGCTGGTGGTTTAGTTGTTCAGTTGACTcattggttttaaataaaaatcttacCACCAAGGACCTGCTGTTGTCCAGCTTCTTGCTCTTGCAGGTTTGCCTCATTTCTGAAACTGACTTCAGCCTCCTGTGAATCCACTCCACACTGGTTGAGTATCGGCCTGTGTGTGCCAGAGGTGGTACAGACAGTTTTCTCAAGGTAAGAGTTATTCACATGGTTATTTTCCGTCTCAGAGGGAGTGATGGAGTCCAAGTCAAGCAAACTGTGCTCTCCCAGCTCCTTCCCATTCTGCCACTCCACTCCGCTCTGACTGACCATGGAGCTGAACCTCACCTGCTTCCTATCTATCCAGATCTCAGTGGGAGAATCCAGAATAACTGGATTCTGCAGGTCCAGGGGAGATAACAGAGAGTCTGCAGAGGTGGAAGTGTACAAGTGCTTGAGGATACCCCTCAGAGCACTAGAGTTAGGCTGTCTACCTACTGGTCCATCTATTTCAGCAAAATAGTCCTGAGAGCTGGTGCCGAGTGCTGTGTTTTCAGGCATTGGCATAGGAACAGATGCATTCTGGGTGACCAGGCTCATGTCTTGTCTAAGGTTATCATAAGAAATTGAGCAGTCAGATGATGGTAAAGGCGCtgaaaaaaaccaacaaaaatgATTTAAGTCAACAACACATCAGCCACGCTTTTTGTCATAAAGGTAACTATGGACCAACAGCAATCAATGGTATTCTTCATCAACTCCACGTCTAAGGAGTTTCCTACAGACTGTTCTGGtcaaattttcattttctttttgaccCTTTGAAGGAACCACTTCACAAAAATACATAACTATCAACAATGTGATTAAAACTATCTCCACCTGTAACTCTGTCTCTTAAAAATTACGTTCCCAGAAAACTCAACTGCATTCTCAAAAcagataatgtttgtttttgactgATAACAAATATGTTTCTACTCAACCTATCGTTGCAGTTTATTCTCATGCTTGCTTTTTTGCACTTCGACACATTTGGCTTTTACTAATGTAGATCTCGGCTTTGCTctgctgttttcactttgtcagtctatttgttagttagcaggattccGTAGAATAACTGGCCATATCaacacagaacttggtggaaggatgcttTATAGAACAGGAAAGAATTCATAtaattttgatgcagatctgaataaatgggcagatccaggaaccTCGCTTTTGCGCCAGATTTcaagtgacaggtacacagactaaagagtgaaagaccAATTTAATGCATAAGAGAGACAACTGCATTGATGCCACTTGCAGGCACacaactgaaactgaaactgtaaggtctgactgtctgcgtgtgttAGGACCAGGTTTTCTACCTCTTTTCTTGCTCTGCGttttccctccccccctctgtgtCTTGTTGCTCTCCTTTCATGTTTCCTCTACCTGGAGCTGGGCGGGGCCTCCTGTTTACTACCTGCTCAGCTGAGCTTCATCTcctcatcaactccacctcTCAGTCTACAAAACCCCAGCTCATCTCTCCTGTCGTCGCCAGATCGTCCGTTCACCAGTGTGTTAACCTATCTCGGCTTAGTTATTGAACGTCTATCCTctagtgtgtgttttgtgcctTGCCTTTTTTCCTGCTTATTTAACCCAtgctccttttttttgtctcagaaCCAGCTGCGCAGCATCCACCTGTTTGTTTACCTTCATCTGATCAGGCTTCAACACCTTTGGATCTCCACTGCCTACCACCCCACCCCAGCTCCAGCAATTgaacaataaaccttttttgTTACCATcaatctgctgtgtttgtgttctgtacTTTGGGTCCGCCAGAAGCAAATTATACCAGCGTGGATGGTAACACCAAGTGGCTACCCACCATGACGTCaaccattggtttgtgaactgctgtttCCAACCAGAGAGTTTGAATTCTGACCAGCGCCATCTTGGATTTTTGGAGTCAGAAGACCACAGGGTGGAGCTGATGAGGGGCAAGGGGTGGGTCTGAAGTCTACAGGGAAATACATTTATGGACAATAGCATGTGCTACTGAGCATGTGGCTACTAGTGctgcaaatagtgctgcacacattcatacaattcAGCGACGGAGCAAAACACCTAGTTAGACATATCTTATGTGGCCTTAAGAACATCAACCAGGCCATGCTTCCTGGTGGGCAGTTCCAAAGACAACATATGTCCGTGAGggggaacagggacagagagggcctcctccactgaccaggagTGGTCAGTTGGAGAAAGCCAGAGAATGGGGGATGTTGGTGGATGTGGGCCAAtggcttacagtcccatcacatattgtcacttcCACCCAAGACCTGACCTGatactctggtccaacaccctgcGAATCGTCTACCTcatagaattgacagtaccctgggaggatgctgttgatgaagccaatgagaggaaaaggctgcagGGTGCAGACATGacatttgaggcagagcaaagaggctggaaagcaatagtttgccctgtggaggttggctgaaggggtttccttgcaacatccaccatcaggttgctcaaaggTCTGGGGATCCATAGAATAAACCTTACACAGTTTGGGCTTGCAACTTTATTTTCAAGAATAAGACAAAGTCAAGTGACGTACATACATCACATGCTAATTGCATTGATGCAGTTATCTATGGAGAAAACTTGCATACAACCCAGATAGTTAATAGTTGAAATGTAACACTGGGTCTTAAGGGTCAAGCTTGTATTTCctcctaaaaataaaacacgatCCATGGAGCTATAGAATGGTTTTGGATGGTGCACAGTGCCTCAATTTCACCAGTTTTGAGTCCCTTTTTGGCTGCATAGTGCTTAACAGAACAGTCCAAGGCTTATTGCATGGATTataattatacagtatattaatcCTATAATCAAAATGAGTCAGATGGAAAGACCAAAATTTGGGTTGATAAGCGATCATAAATCAGTCTGCACACATAAGTATGTCAGCGACAGGCCTCTCTACAATATTACTGCTCTAATTCTTGCTTCACAGACATAAACgagaagggcactcagagaataccaaggcccaacagtccccttataaaaccacatttgattctgacttttcatctgtgagaaatcaacaaaacagTTGAAAAACACCTTTCTCACACTGTTatagaaactgaaaaaagatcctggatctgccccctgatatGGATCTGAACCAAAAGTTATTAacttctttcctgacccatattgcatccttccaccatgtttcatGATAAtatgtccagtagtttttgcatacagacaaacaaacataatgCCTTGCGCTGTCTAAAGGGAGAGTATAAACAGCAAAGATAGGTAGATGTAGATTGTAGATAGGTAGATGCCAAACATTTTGGTGatatgtaaaaaacaaatgtaatctgGGAGGAAATGTGCTCCTTATGCAAACATAACTGAAAATGCAATTTTGTTGTGTGGGAACATACTTTTGAGGAGACAGGGTTGGCAGCAGAGTAgctacaacaataaaaaatagtGGTGAAACTGGTTTTCCTCCCATCATATAATTTTGCCGACAATAACATTGTTTTCTTGGCTGCTGTGAAATATTTCCAGCGGCCACAAGTCATGCAGTACAGATTAAGGCTTTGGAATGTACTCTGTGTAATCCTCTGGTTAGTCTGGCAGCCTCGTGTATTTGGACTAACATTCACTTTGACGACCTGTGGGAAAAGCCGGGTTCCTGATCAATGGCTAGTTTTGTCACTTGTCTGCCACTTTTCCTTTACCAGTGTGTGAAAAGGCTTTTTCATTAattgcaacaacaacaacaacaaacaaaaaaaaactgatggaaCGAATCCTGATTATAAAATTGTTAGTAAGGACAAGCGAGTACATGCGTTCAGCTGCCATGCAACCACTGCTCATGCCAACATGCTGTTCACAGCAAAGGTTGAAACAGCTGCAGCCCGACGGACCCACACACCTGGATGCCAAAACCATTTTTAGAACCAGACTTACATTGGTTTGTAAAGTAACGGCTTTCACAGTTTGTCCATAGCAGTCACTCAGTTCAAAACATAGCACAGGATATATCATTAGACCACAATGGGAAAAATCTTATTCTCTCCCTTATTCTCATACATATTTCAATCGCACTGTTCACTTTACATCGACGAACAAACTCACCCTCATTCTGTTTCTGGGTTTGATCGACTTCTCCAGCCAGCAACTGACTGTTCTGGTCTTCAAAAAAGTGATGGGCATTGAGATCACTGTTGAAAGGATTTTTCCTCTGCTTCAACAAAAGAGAAAGATTATTAGATTGCTAAAATGGGACTGTTTTGGTAAATGATTTGTATATTTCCTATATTGGCATGTGAGGGAGCAGGTTCCCCCGGGAGCTATGAAACAATGTTCTGgtaaaatcaaacacagatacagatacaaGTGTATTTCCATTATTTCCATCTATTACTTAGAGATGAATAAAGGCTGGAATGACTTTTGTTAAATGAGTCAAACGTTTCTGTCTCTCATACAAGTGGCCTGattctttatttagttttagtttgagTGATATTGACTGGGGGTGCATTCAGTTCTGTGTGGACATTTAACCTTTTTAATTATATTGTATCTCCAGATATGTTCCTACCTTTGTGGGTGACTGTACGACTGGTTTCTGTGTATCAGGTGGTGGGTCATAAGGGTTCTGGTTGTGGTACCtgttgaaataaacaaagattgtattatatgtatgtatatgtgctATTATATGTTGAAACGTTCTGTATACCATATCTGCCCTTATACATATAAAGATTATATGTATATAGGCAGATAAGGAATACACGGTGTAACCTGCAAACATTTGGACACGTCTATTCCAATATCTCCTTATACTTATGTACAAACACCATTTTATACAGGCttgtgcaatcatcctgtgccactgcactttacacttttcatgtttatattctcttgtctacctcattgtgatttgcctgctgctgtaacaacttaATTTCCCCAGTGTGCGGATCAATAAGGTTTAGTCTTATCTTACTTTCTCAGTCtttaaaaattaattaatttagatTTATATTAAGAAAATCTGGGCACTCATCAAAGTGCATTACACTGGGTTCTTTACAACAGACTTGTTTTGGTCAGTGAAATCACCAGCTAAACATTGTTTACAACCGTGATCGCTCCAGTGgaaaacaggaacatgtgagaCCTGACCCTCTAAGAAGATTATTGAGGGGTATGGGGCCAATGTGCACAACTCCACTCACTACGTTCAGTCACACAGAAATAATCTGCTCTACCAGAGCCACATGTGATggagctgaaaacagacaacaCAGATCATATGTTTGGTTTATACTTTGCTGAGTTAAAGTGTGGGGAACTTTGATCATACACTTGCTTTACTTGAACCAACATAGTGTTTTTGGCATTACATTATGAAGGCAATACAGAATATAACATGTCATTTCCACTTAGAGCGgtctcttcagctgctaaatgctaaaAGTTGGGGGACAAAAAACAGCCCAGTAGAACTTATTTGTGATTGAATGTGTTTGCTTTGGTTCTGTGGACTCACCTTCCACTGCTGAGCTGCGGGTGAGGCTCCTGCAGGAGTCCACAGAGAACAGGTGGCACAAACACTTCTTTATTCTCACTGCTGACAAAACTGGACTGCTCAGGCAATATCTGAGAGAGCTCCACTgcagcacacaacacacaccgtTACACAGAGTTGACCATTGGAACACACACTGCATTGTTTATAGCATTACTTTGTCTCCTctcatgttgtaaatattgttattttgtggatGTGTTCATCTACACGCGACaa
This genomic window contains:
- the sytl2a gene encoding synaptotagmin-like protein 2 isoform X1, giving the protein MIDLSYLTEEEQETILAVLKRDAELKKADEHRVLELQRRVSDTGQLRYLTGEWFYETKQLRHQDRIHGSDIIRASMRHTHKPLTILELSQILPEQSSFVSSENKEVFVPPVLCGLLQEPHPQLSSGSRYHNQNPYDPPPDTQKPVVQSPTKQRKNPFNSDLNAHHFFEDQNSQLLAGEVDQTQKQNEAPLPSSDCSISYDNLRQDMSLVTQNASVPMPMPENTALGTSSQDYFAEIDGPVGRQPNSSALRGILKHLYTSTSADSLLSPLDLQNPVILDSPTEIWIDRKQVRFSSMVSQSGVEWQNGKELGEHSLLDLDSITPSETENNHVNNSYLEKTVCTTSGTHRPILNQCGVDSQEAEVSFRNEANLQEQEAGQQQVLGGVFEHCHPELLGPAVSSFVSAEQVQGKPAHLETEPEEERHSQAQPTDWPTRHNIHHQNLPEQSTDISVDATSDTTPPNSVSSGSLSHAVSPQPRQRLLGIFRRQKMKIAEVQSPQKEGILIQEKEPGTTPNLSLSATDTTMDKTLSVTHEAKPTEMTEVRTLQLAALQNTSFEETVATVDEDTATEGKAERLSNLKAFWERENTGPKIKFLREDKSQGDISKTGADTSHGPKTYVDSLNNILAQNDTIDDTAGRSQENILLPQTECSLLVVLSNEDGTYRANPVLIYEDTDDSLTGSVTESQEILPVCSSLAFNAPKQQEGVPVSLPRQSSSSPLENRPAKITELENLWQTEYTGPTENTAIVKNASSSSILGAKMVSTQSDQRTFLDNIAKSEGEEPKSPCKTNLKVTDKGFVTQSPERPQLRGSGSAGDAQSTCHQQPVKADAESQQRPLSPSKSQMSRSMDQDEEVRMSPSKTCHPRVLPRESSSPMRSRLEDSPLKTFSIDINPQTTASEEQQRKPSPVPRQRKSPSHGAKQTALTDNKPSTDIPSCPLPLHAEDREDYYDNINTQQSNSSSSNSPQSKLRTFTRLARSFIPQDYQHYLGPQKMAHVPPFHQEKEVAGENDAEHRTQSFLRDFVGNQSDNSTVGNRPRSNSWIVQNKDRNSCQDTTTRACSLSRASSGSYDESPIRSALKRLSSRMSSSKSLENLTSQPREEMTKHESRQQIVDDVSSLPPSASTLSNSKQKKTSVSVPVLQQDETDSDSTFETNLGWRRNTGSSTSNISLSSGMASMSSVSGSTSSIFPGDLGDIEVQGNIQFAVNYIQKLGEFHIFVVHCRELAVADTKKSRSDPYVKCYLLPDKTKLGKRKTTVKKKTFNPNYNEILRFKIIIEALKTQNLNVSVWHNDTFGRNSFLGEVDLDLSEWDFSNTQINEYTLKSRVMSAQSSNHPSPSHLMDSSGQMRVALRFLPQTSHSKRTSRMETGEVQIWVKDCKNLPSVRGVIIDPFVKCTVLPDTSRKSRQKTRVVKRTANPMFNHTMVYDGFRTEDLREACVEITVWDHDRMSSHYIGGLRLGLGTGKSYGVEVVWMDSTAAEADLWQRMLESDGEWVEDVLPLKMFVLAKSTSK
- the sytl2a gene encoding synaptotagmin-like protein 2 isoform X2, which encodes MIDLSYLTEEEQETILAVLKRDAELKKADEHRVLELQRRVSDTGQLRYLTGEWFYETKQLRHQDRIHGSDIIRASMRHTHKPLTILELSQILPEQSSFVSSENKEVFVPPVLCGLLQEPHPQLSSGSRYHNQNPYDPPPDTQKPVVQSPTKQRKNPFNSDLNAHHFFEDQNSQLLAGEVDQTQKQNEVWTNCESRYFTNQCVFEHCHPELLGPAVSSFVSAEQVQGKPAHLETEPEEERHSQAQPTDWPTRHNIHHQNLPEQSTDISVDATSDTTPPNSVSSGSLSHAVSPQPRQRLLGIFRRQKMKIAEVQSPQKEGILIQEKEPGTTPNLSLSATDTTMDKTLSVTHEAKPTEMTEVRTLQLAALQNTSFEETVATVDEDTATEGKAERLSNLKAFWERENTGPKIKFLREDKSQGDISKTGADTSHGPKTYVDSLNNILAQNDTIDDTAGRSQENILLPQTECSLLVVLSNEDGTYRANPVLIYEDTDDSLTGSVTESQEILPVCSSLAFNAPKQQEGVPVSLPRQSSSSPLENRPAKITELENLWQTEYTGPTENTAIVKNASSSSILGAKMVSTQSDQRTFLDNIAKSEGEEPKSPCKTNLKVTDKGFVTQSPERPQLRGSGSAGDAQSTCHQQPVKADAESQQRPLSPSKSQMSRSMDQDEEVRMSPSKTCHPRVLPRESSSPMRSRLEDSPLKTFSIDINPQTTASEEQQRKPSPVPRQRKSPSHGAKQTALTDNKPSTDIPSCPLPLHAEDREDYYDNINTQQSNSSSSNSPQSKLRTFTRLARSFIPQDYQHYLGPQKMAHVPPFHQEKEVAGENDAEHRTQSFLRDFVGNQSDNSTVGNRPRSNSWIVQNKDRNSCQDTTTRACSLSRASSGSYDESPIRSALKRLSSRMSSSKSLENLTSQPREEMTKHESRQQIVDDVSSLPPSASTLSNSKQKKTSVSVPVLQQDETDSDSTFETNLGWRRNTGSSTSNISLSSGMASMSSVSGSTSSIFPGDLGDIEVQGNIQFAVNYIQKLGEFHIFVVHCRELAVADTKKSRSDPYVKCYLLPDKTKLGKRKTTVKKKTFNPNYNEILRFKIIIEALKTQNLNVSVWHNDTFGRNSFLGEVDLDLSEWDFSNTQINEYTLKSRVMSAQSSNHPSPSHLMDSSGQMRVALRFLPQTSHSKRTSRMETGEVQIWVKDCKNLPSVRGVIIDPFVKCTVLPDTSRKSRQKTRVVKRTANPMFNHTMVYDGFRTEDLREACVEITVWDHDRMSSHYIGGLRLGLGTGKSYGVEVVWMDSTAAEADLWQRMLESDGEWVEDVLPLKMFVLAKSTSK
- the sytl2a gene encoding synaptotagmin-like protein 2 isoform X5 → MIDLSYLTEEEQETILAVLKRDAELKKADEHRVLELQRRVSDTGQLRYLTGEWFYETKQLRHQDRIHGSDIIRASMRHTHKPLTILELSQILPEQSSFVSSENKEVFVPPVLCGLLQEPHPQLSSGSRYHNQNPYDPPPDTQKPVVQSPTKQRKNPFNSDLNAHHFFEDQNSQLLAGEVDQTQKQNEVWTNCESRYFTNQCVFEHCHPELLGPAVSSFVSAEQVQDTTMDKTLSVTHEAKPTEMTEVRTLQLAALQNTSFEETVATVDEDTATEGKAERLSNLKAFWERENTGPKIKFLREDKSQGDISKTGADTSHGPKTYVDSLNNILAQNDTIDDTAGRSQENILLPQTECSLLVVLSNEDGTYRANPVLIYEDTDDSLTGSVTESQEILPVCSSLAFNAPKQQEGVPVSLPRQSSSSPLENRPAKITELENLWQTEYTGPTENTAIVKNASSSSILGAKMVSTQSDQRTFLDNIAKSEGEEPKSPCKTNLKVTDKGFVTQSPERPQLRGSGSAGDAQSTCHQQPVKADAESQQRPLSPSKSQMSRSMDQDEEVRMSPSKTCHPRVLPRESSSPMRSRLEDSPLKTFSIDINPQTTASEEQQRKPSPVPRQRKSPSHGAKQTALTDNKPSTDIPSCPLPLHAEDREDYYDNINTQQSNSSSSNSPQSKLRTFTRLARSFIPQDYQHYLGPQKMAHVPPFHQEKEVAGENDAEHRTQSFLRDFVGNQSDNSTVGNRPRSNSWIVQNKDRNSCQDTTTRACSLSRASSGSYDESPIRSALKRLSSRMSSSKSLENLTSQPREEMTKHESRQQIVDDVSSLPPSASTLSNSKQKKTSVSVPVLQQDETDSDSTFETNLGWRRNTGSSTSNISLSSGMASMSSVSGSTSSIFPGDLGDIEVQGNIQFAVNYIQKLGEFHIFVVHCRELAVADTKKSRSDPYVKCYLLPDKTKLGKRKTTVKKKTFNPNYNEILRFKIIIEALKTQNLNVSVWHNDTFGRNSFLGEVDLDLSEWDFSNTQINEYTLKSRVMSAQSSNHPSPSHLMDSSGQMRVALRFLPQTSHSKRTSRMETGEVQIWVKDCKNLPSVRGVIIDPFVKCTVLPDTSRKSRQKTRVVKRTANPMFNHTMVYDGFRTEDLREACVEITVWDHDRMSSHYIGGLRLGLGTGKSYGVEVVWMDSTAAEADLWQRMLESDGEWVEDVLPLKMFVLAKSTSK
- the sytl2a gene encoding synaptotagmin-like protein 2 isoform X4: MIDLSYLTEEEQETILAVLKRDAELKKADEHRVLELQRRVSDTGQLRYLTGEWFYETKQLRHQDRIHGSDIIRASMRHTHKPLTILELSQILPEQSSFVSSENKEVFVPPVLCGLLQEPHPQLSSGSRYHNQNPYDPPPDTQKPVVQSPTKQRKNPFNSDLNAHHFFEDQNSQLLAGEVDQTQKQNEVWTNCESRYFTNQSPLPSSDCSISYDNLRQDMSLVTQNASVPMPMPENTALGTSSQDYFAEIDGPVGRQPNSSALRGILKHLYTSTSADSLLSPLDLQNPVILDSPTEIWIDRKQVRFSSMVSQSGVEWQNGKELGEHSLLDLDSITPSETENNHVNNSYLEKTVCTTSGTHRPILNQCGVDSQEAEVSFRNEANLQEQEAGQQQVLGGVFEHCHPELLGPAVSSFVSAEQVQAFNAPKQQEGVPVSLPRQSSSSPLENRPAKITELENLWQTEYTGPTENTAIVKNASSSSILGAKMVSTQSDQRTFLDNIAKSEGEEPKSPCKTNLKVTDKGFVTQSPERPQLRGSGSAGDAQSTCHQQPVKADAESQQRPLSPSKSQMSRSMDQDEEVRMSPSKTCHPRVLPRESSSPMRSRLEDSPLKTFSIDINPQTTASEEQQRKPSPVPRQRKSPSHGAKQTALTDNKPSTDIPSCPLPLHAEDREDYYDNINTQQSNSSSSNSPQSKLRTFTRLARSFIPQDYQHYLGPQKMAHVPPFHQEKEVAGENDAEHRTQSFLRDFVGNQSDNSTVGNRPRSNSWIVQNKDRNSCQDTTTRACSLSRASSGSYDESPIRSALKRLSSRMSSSKSLENLTSQPREEMTKHESRQQIVDDVSSLPPSASTLSNSKQKKTSVSVPVLQQDETDSDSTFETNLGWRRNTGSSTSNISLSSGMASMSSVSGSTSSIFPGDLGDIEVQGNIQFAVNYIQKLGEFHIFVVHCRELAVADTKKSRSDPYVKCYLLPDKTKLGKRKTTVKKKTFNPNYNEILRFKIIIEALKTQNLNVSVWHNDTFGRNSFLGEVDLDLSEWDFSNTQINEYTLKSRVMSAQSSNHPSPSHLMDSSGQMRVALRFLPQTSHSKRTSRMETGEVQIWVKDCKNLPSVRGVIIDPFVKCTVLPDTSRKSRQKTRVVKRTANPMFNHTMVYDGFRTEDLREACVEITVWDHDRMSSHYIGGLRLGLGTGKSYGVEVVWMDSTAAEADLWQRMLESDGEWVEDVLPLKMFVLAKSTSK
- the sytl2a gene encoding synaptotagmin-like protein 2 isoform X3, producing the protein MIDLSYLTEEEQETILAVLKRDAELKKADEHRVLELQRRVSDTGQLRYLTGEWFYETKQLRHQDRIHGSDIIRASMRHTHKPLTILELSQILPEQSSFVSSENKEVFVPPVLCGLLQEPHPQLSSGSRYHNQNPYDPPPDTQKPVVQSPTKQRKNPFNSDLNAHHFFEDQNSQLLAGEVDQTQKQNEGVFEHCHPELLGPAVSSFVSAEQVQGKPAHLETEPEEERHSQAQPTDWPTRHNIHHQNLPEQSTDISVDATSDTTPPNSVSSGSLSHAVSPQPRQRLLGIFRRQKMKIAEVQSPQKEGILIQEKEPGTTPNLSLSATDTTMDKTLSVTHEAKPTEMTEVRTLQLAALQNTSFEETVATVDEDTATEGKAERLSNLKAFWERENTGPKIKFLREDKSQGDISKTGADTSHGPKTYVDSLNNILAQNDTIDDTAGRSQENILLPQTECSLLVVLSNEDGTYRANPVLIYEDTDDSLTGSVTESQEILPVCSSLAFNAPKQQEGVPVSLPRQSSSSPLENRPAKITELENLWQTEYTGPTENTAIVKNASSSSILGAKMVSTQSDQRTFLDNIAKSEGEEPKSPCKTNLKVTDKGFVTQSPERPQLRGSGSAGDAQSTCHQQPVKADAESQQRPLSPSKSQMSRSMDQDEEVRMSPSKTCHPRVLPRESSSPMRSRLEDSPLKTFSIDINPQTTASEEQQRKPSPVPRQRKSPSHGAKQTALTDNKPSTDIPSCPLPLHAEDREDYYDNINTQQSNSSSSNSPQSKLRTFTRLARSFIPQDYQHYLGPQKMAHVPPFHQEKEVAGENDAEHRTQSFLRDFVGNQSDNSTVGNRPRSNSWIVQNKDRNSCQDTTTRACSLSRASSGSYDESPIRSALKRLSSRMSSSKSLENLTSQPREEMTKHESRQQIVDDVSSLPPSASTLSNSKQKKTSVSVPVLQQDETDSDSTFETNLGWRRNTGSSTSNISLSSGMASMSSVSGSTSSIFPGDLGDIEVQGNIQFAVNYIQKLGEFHIFVVHCRELAVADTKKSRSDPYVKCYLLPDKTKLGKRKTTVKKKTFNPNYNEILRFKIIIEALKTQNLNVSVWHNDTFGRNSFLGEVDLDLSEWDFSNTQINEYTLKSRVMSAQSSNHPSPSHLMDSSGQMRVALRFLPQTSHSKRTSRMETGEVQIWVKDCKNLPSVRGVIIDPFVKCTVLPDTSRKSRQKTRVVKRTANPMFNHTMVYDGFRTEDLREACVEITVWDHDRMSSHYIGGLRLGLGTGKSYGVEVVWMDSTAAEADLWQRMLESDGEWVEDVLPLKMFVLAKSTSK